The nucleotide window ATTGCTTCAAGGCCAGCTGTTATAGACAGAATGGAGGAATGGCGTGCAGCTTCCAAAAAAGGACATGAGCTGGGAAATCACACTTTGTATCATCCCTGCGACGGCAGTTTGACGGGACGCGAATGGGTTGATAAAGAAAATGATCTTACCAATTATACAGCTGCAAGAGCAGTAAAAGAAATAAGAACAACAAACCAACTTTTAAAGGCTATTGACGGCAAAACGGAACGTACTTTTGCATATCCCTGCGGTGACCTGAAAATTGGCGATTCGATTTATTATAATTCTTTAAAAAATGATTTTGTGGCAGCAAGAGGAGTTCAACAAGGATTTCTTCAAGCCAAAGAAGTAGATTTATCTAATGTGAATTCTTTTGTGGAAGTCGGAAGCACCGCAGCACAAATGATTGCCCAAATCGAAGAAGCCGAAAAAGCAGGATCATTTATTGTTTTATTATTCCATGGTGTTGGTGGAGAACATGCATTAAATGTAGATTGGGAGGAACACCAAAAATTACTCGATTACTTAAAGAACAGAGAAAAAGATATTTGGGTTACAACAATGGTGGATTTAGGTAAATATATTCAAAACAAACAATCTCATTAATCCAGTACCTCAAAATCAATTTTATAAAAAAAGTGCGAAACCAAACAAATTCGGTTTCGCACTTTTTTATAACTAACAATTATTTTTACCAGAACTTCACATACAAAGCAACGATGATTAATAATGTCAATACAATTAACACCATTGTTTGTGGTTTTACTTTGAACATTTCAGTATCCAAGTCGAAAGCTTTTGGATTCACTTTTGGTCCAGCCAAACTCACCGCAATCATCAAAAGCATAGTGAACGCAAATGATAATCCCATACAGATGTGGAACGGAATTTCATAGATTCCTTTAGCATTTGCGTAAGCAGTATACAATAAAGTTTCGTTTCCGAATAATGCAGGAGCAAATTCATTGAATAAAACAGATAATAAGAAACCTGTGATTACACCAACAATAGCTGCAGCTCCTGTTGTTCTTTTCCAGAACATACCAAGAATGAACATCGCGAATACCCCTGGACTAATAAATCCAGTATATTTTTGAATGTAAGTGAAACCACCTACACCACCAATTCCTAACAAGTCATTCCAAGTAAATAAAACAGCAAGAATCATAGCTGCAACAACAGCGTATCTTCCGATGTTTACCTGAGCTCTATCAGTAGCGCTTTTTTGAATGTATTTTTTATGTACGTCCAAAGTATAGATAGTAGAAATACTGTTTACTTTACCAGCCAAAGATGCCACGATCGCAGCTGTCAAAGCAGCAACAGATAATCCTTTCAAACCAGTTGGTAAGAATGTTAACATAGCAGAATAAGCTCCGTCTTTTCCTCCAACCAATTGTGGTAAGTGACCTGTTTCATGTAAAACAAAAGCAGCAATACCAGGCAGCATTACGATAAGAGGCATCAATAATTTCAAGAATCCAGCAAATAAAATACCTGTACGTGCAGTTTGCAAATCAGCTCCCAAAGCTCTTTGAGTGATGTATTGGTTACATCCCCAGTAATTAAGGTTGATAATCCAGATACCTGCTAAATAAGACAACATTCCAGGGAAAGTCAAATATTTGTCAATGGCTAACTGAGATGTTTGCGCAGTAACCATCGTGTCATGTGGTTTAGGAATAATCATTTTAAAATGCTCTGGTGCTTTTTCCATCAATACATTAAAACCAGCAATTGCATCGTGACCAAAACCAAAATAGTTACCAACAGTTGTCAAAGCAATGTAAGAAGTAACTAATCCTCCAATAATCAAAACCGCTACCTGAATTACGTCAGTATAAGCAACCACCTTCATACCTCCTAAAGAAATCAATAAGGCAAAAACCGCAAGACCAATCATGATGGCGTGTAGGTATTCTCCACCTGCCAATCCATTAATAGCAACAGCTCCTAAGTATAAAATAGAAGTCAAGTTCACGAAAACATATAAAAACAACCAGAAAACAGCCATAATCAAAGCTGTCGATTCGTTATATCTAGTTTTCAAAAATTGAGGCATGGTGTAAATCTTGTTTTTCAAATAAACAGGAATAAACCAAATCGCAATGATAATCAAAGCAATGGCAGCAATCCATTCGTAAGCAGCAACGGCGATTCCCAAAAAGTAACCTTCACCACTCATCCCGATAAATTGCTCGGCCGATATGTTGGAAGCGAT belongs to Flavobacterium aquiphilum and includes:
- a CDS encoding polysaccharide deacetylase family protein — translated: MKFKNLIILPLLLLVNNLSYAQKESANWNGKKCAVVLTYDDALNIHLNKVIPALNAYHLKGTFYLIASRPAVIDRMEEWRAASKKGHELGNHTLYHPCDGSLTGREWVDKENDLTNYTAARAVKEIRTTNQLLKAIDGKTERTFAYPCGDLKIGDSIYYNSLKNDFVAARGVQQGFLQAKEVDLSNVNSFVEVGSTAAQMIAQIEEAEKAGSFIVLLFHGVGGEHALNVDWEEHQKLLDYLKNREKDIWVTTMVDLGKYIQNKQSH
- a CDS encoding sodium/sugar symporter encodes the protein MSQNLVFADYAVFIIYFVIVSTYGYMIYRKREKNEHDAKAYFLAEGTLTWWAIGASLIASNISAEQFIGMSGEGYFLGIAVAAYEWIAAIALIIIAIWFIPVYLKNKIYTMPQFLKTRYNESTALIMAVFWLFLYVFVNLTSILYLGAVAINGLAGGEYLHAIMIGLAVFALLISLGGMKVVAYTDVIQVAVLIIGGLVTSYIALTTVGNYFGFGHDAIAGFNVLMEKAPEHFKMIIPKPHDTMVTAQTSQLAIDKYLTFPGMLSYLAGIWIINLNYWGCNQYITQRALGADLQTARTGILFAGFLKLLMPLIVMLPGIAAFVLHETGHLPQLVGGKDGAYSAMLTFLPTGLKGLSVAALTAAIVASLAGKVNSISTIYTLDVHKKYIQKSATDRAQVNIGRYAVVAAMILAVLFTWNDLLGIGGVGGFTYIQKYTGFISPGVFAMFILGMFWKRTTGAAAIVGVITGFLLSVLFNEFAPALFGNETLLYTAYANAKGIYEIPFHICMGLSFAFTMLLMIAVSLAGPKVNPKAFDLDTEMFKVKPQTMVLIVLTLLIIVALYVKFW